In Marivivens aquimaris, one genomic interval encodes:
- a CDS encoding uracil-DNA glycosylase family protein, which yields MDGISEKISACRICAERFALTATRHHPRPVVWFEPSARILIAGQAPGARVHAAGRPFADPSGDRLRDWLGIGPDVFYDKSRIAIVPMAFCFPGYDAKGADLPPPKVCAETWRAPVIDSLKDLQLTILVGGYAQRWHIGTRNVTQAVHSWRDHFPSVIPLPHPSWRNTAWLKKNPWFTDELLPVLRTRVKEVLDAD from the coding sequence ATGGACGGAATTTCGGAAAAAATATCTGCGTGCCGGATCTGTGCGGAGCGTTTTGCCCTAACCGCAACCCGCCATCATCCGCGTCCGGTTGTATGGTTCGAACCCTCCGCGCGCATCCTGATTGCAGGGCAAGCACCGGGTGCGCGGGTCCATGCAGCGGGCAGGCCGTTCGCGGATCCGTCGGGCGATAGGTTGCGCGATTGGCTCGGGATCGGGCCGGATGTGTTCTACGACAAATCGCGGATTGCCATTGTCCCGATGGCGTTCTGCTTTCCAGGCTATGACGCGAAGGGGGCCGACCTGCCACCGCCAAAGGTTTGCGCGGAAACATGGCGGGCCCCGGTGATCGACAGCTTGAAAGACCTTCAGTTGACGATCCTCGTCGGCGGCTATGCGCAGCGCTGGCATATCGGAACGCGGAACGTGACGCAGGCCGTGCACAGCTGGCGTGACCATTTTCCGTCCGTCATCCCCTTGCCCCACCCGTCTTGGCGCAATACGGCATGGCTCAAGAAGAACCCTTGGTTTACTGACGAATTACTGCCCGTATTGCGAACGCGGGTGAAGGAGGTACTGGATGCAGACTGA
- a CDS encoding Na+/H+ antiporter NhaA yields MYRVWNFVTEYSLLLILGALIALGWANMNPDSYHHFVDYVLIDDFFIGHLHDDGHGRVVRTLTLHYLVNDVLMAFFFAIAAKEVWEAIILKDGSLRGKKAATPLIATAGGVIGPVAVYLGLAAMLGSTTYDAVANGWAIPTATDIAFSYLVGRLVFGGGHPAVRFLLLLAIADDAVGLLILAIFYPSGELAPIWLLLSLGAAIGVFVLANWLPRYLDQGKQDRPNSTWVRKYLSFWPYLIAACLSWYAFQQSGIHPALGLLPIVPTIPHADRAFGIFSQAEEHLHDLLNDIEHALKRPVEIVLFFFGLLNAGVEFSSIGEPTWLVLAGLLIGKPIGVLIMGWIAAKPLGLGLPEGMRIIDLLVVGCVAAIGFTVALFVAAVAFKDSPAHVLDAAKMGALFSFFAAIISLVVGKLTGVQKVND; encoded by the coding sequence ATGTACCGCGTCTGGAACTTCGTCACGGAGTATTCGCTCCTACTTATCTTAGGTGCTCTGATTGCCCTTGGTTGGGCAAATATGAACCCTGACTCCTATCACCACTTTGTCGATTACGTACTGATCGACGACTTCTTCATCGGCCACCTCCATGACGATGGACACGGCCGTGTCGTTCGCACGCTGACCCTGCACTACTTGGTCAACGACGTGCTGATGGCGTTCTTCTTTGCCATTGCGGCCAAGGAAGTCTGGGAAGCCATCATCCTCAAGGACGGCTCGCTGCGCGGCAAGAAAGCCGCCACACCGCTGATCGCGACCGCTGGCGGCGTTATCGGTCCGGTTGCCGTCTACCTCGGCCTTGCTGCCATGCTGGGTTCGACCACCTATGACGCTGTCGCAAACGGCTGGGCGATTCCCACCGCGACCGACATCGCGTTCTCGTACCTCGTTGGTCGTCTGGTCTTTGGCGGCGGTCACCCTGCTGTGCGCTTCCTGCTTCTGCTGGCTATCGCCGACGACGCCGTGGGCCTTCTGATCCTCGCGATCTTCTACCCGTCGGGTGAACTTGCGCCGATCTGGCTGCTGCTCTCGCTGGGCGCTGCTATTGGCGTGTTCGTTCTGGCGAACTGGCTGCCGCGCTACCTTGACCAAGGCAAGCAGGACCGTCCGAATTCCACTTGGGTTCGCAAGTACCTGTCGTTCTGGCCGTACCTCATCGCAGCCTGCCTCAGCTGGTACGCTTTCCAGCAATCGGGCATCCACCCCGCTCTGGGTCTGCTGCCGATCGTTCCGACGATCCCGCACGCAGACCGCGCCTTCGGTATCTTCTCGCAAGCAGAAGAGCACCTGCACGACCTGCTCAACGATATCGAGCACGCGCTGAAGCGTCCGGTCGAGATCGTTCTGTTCTTCTTCGGCCTGCTGAATGCGGGTGTCGAATTCAGCTCGATTGGTGAGCCGACTTGGCTCGTTCTGGCCGGCCTTCTGATCGGTAAGCCGATCGGCGTTCTGATCATGGGCTGGATTGCAGCCAAACCGCTGGGCCTCGGCCTGCCGGAAGGAATGCGCATCATCGACCTGCTCGTTGTCGGCTGCGTTGCGGCTATCGGCTTCACCGTTGCGCTCTTCGTTGCTGCGGTGGCATTCAAGGACTCGCCTGCGCATGTGCTTGATGCGGCCAAGATGGGCGCGCTCTTCAGCTTCTTCGCTGCGATCATTTCGTTGGTCGTGGGCAAGCTGACCGGCGTCCAGAAGGTCAACGACTAA
- a CDS encoding ABC transporter ATP-binding protein, translating into MLEFDNVSKSFWTGQQRKVILDRTSFRVELGNSLGILAPNGTGKTTLINMMSGLEKPDEGEIHRKCRISFPLGFMGGLVNKHTAKENTRYIARLYGLDPDYIEAFCRWLCDIKEYFDMPVGVYSQGMRARLSFALMLALDFDIYLIDEGMPQTTDVEFNRKAGGLLRERLETTTVVIVSHQAETLERFAQSAAVMMDGQLHMFDTLEEAKQLYDYQTKG; encoded by the coding sequence ATGCTGGAATTCGACAACGTCTCCAAGTCCTTCTGGACTGGGCAACAGCGCAAGGTGATTCTCGACCGCACGTCGTTTCGCGTCGAACTCGGGAATAGCCTCGGTATTCTTGCGCCTAACGGCACCGGCAAAACCACTCTGATCAATATGATGTCCGGCCTCGAAAAACCGGACGAAGGCGAGATCCACCGCAAATGCCGGATTTCGTTCCCGCTCGGCTTCATGGGCGGGTTGGTCAACAAACACACGGCCAAGGAAAACACCCGCTACATCGCGCGCCTTTACGGTCTGGACCCCGACTATATCGAGGCGTTCTGTCGCTGGCTCTGCGATATCAAGGAATACTTCGACATGCCTGTCGGCGTTTACAGCCAAGGTATGCGCGCGCGTCTGTCCTTTGCCCTGATGCTGGCACTGGATTTCGACATTTACCTGATCGACGAAGGGATGCCCCAGACCACCGACGTGGAATTCAACCGCAAAGCAGGCGGGCTTTTGCGTGAACGGCTAGAAACGACTACAGTCGTGATCGTGTCGCACCAAGCCGAAACGCTGGAGCGGTTTGCCCAATCCGCCGCGGTGATGATGGACGGGCAACTTCATATGTTCGACACTTTGGAAGAGGCGAAGCAGCTTTATGACTACCAAACTAAAGGCTAG
- a CDS encoding capsule biosynthesis protein — protein sequence MTTKLKARKFRIRSGETLGGARAATVDPEIDIDADPSSIKPETPGIGTGQQASTGSDSDMDSIRREGLTGRQLRMARRIAQKHGLAVTSDFDAVRQLRARGIDPFERSSILELVSSSNAQSNLPATSPEPSQQLPQTVQQQSREVARPDTTGGPLSAERRASEIQKIQQDIVRRRRRKLMSLFARLSVFVLLPTFVMGVYYFVYATPMYATKSEFVIQQAQSQSGGAGGIAGLFQGTSLATQADAVAVQSYLTSRSAMVRLDEEEGFKEHFGQAWIDPIQRLPEDASNETAYKVYENHVKIGYDPTEGILRMEVIAADPETSQRFSEALISYAEEQVDQLTQRMREDQMRGADESYEKAEARRAEALDRLLQIQTELQVLSPDSEAQLVLTQISQLETRRQDKILELSSLQSVARPNEARVNAVQNEIASLQNSITSLRSELTEQADTGVSLASKTTELRTAEEDYQFQVGLVQQALTMMETARLEANRQVRYLSLGVEPIAPDDPTYPRAFENTLVSLLIFAGIYLMLSLTASILREQVTS from the coding sequence ATGACTACCAAACTAAAGGCTAGAAAGTTTCGCATCCGCAGCGGTGAAACGCTCGGCGGCGCCCGCGCTGCTACTGTCGACCCTGAAATCGACATCGACGCCGATCCGTCTTCCATCAAACCCGAAACGCCCGGCATCGGTACAGGGCAGCAGGCCAGCACCGGCTCCGATAGCGATATGGATTCGATCCGCCGCGAAGGTCTGACCGGTCGTCAGCTTCGCATGGCGCGCCGCATCGCGCAGAAACACGGTTTGGCTGTGACTTCCGACTTCGACGCCGTGCGCCAGCTTCGAGCGCGCGGTATCGACCCGTTCGAGCGCTCCAGCATCCTCGAACTGGTGTCGAGCAGCAACGCGCAGAGCAACCTGCCCGCCACCAGCCCCGAGCCGAGCCAGCAACTGCCGCAGACCGTTCAGCAGCAGAGCCGCGAGGTCGCTCGCCCTGACACCACCGGCGGCCCGCTGTCGGCAGAACGCCGCGCCAGTGAAATCCAGAAAATCCAGCAGGACATCGTGCGCCGCCGGCGCCGCAAACTGATGTCGCTGTTCGCACGCCTCAGCGTGTTCGTCCTGCTGCCGACGTTTGTGATGGGCGTCTACTACTTCGTTTACGCGACCCCGATGTACGCGACGAAGTCTGAATTCGTGATCCAGCAGGCCCAGTCGCAAAGCGGCGGCGCAGGCGGCATCGCAGGACTGTTCCAAGGCACCTCGCTTGCGACCCAAGCGGACGCGGTCGCCGTGCAGTCCTATCTCACGTCCCGCTCCGCCATGGTGCGTCTGGACGAAGAAGAAGGCTTCAAGGAACACTTTGGCCAAGCGTGGATCGACCCGATCCAGCGCCTGCCCGAGGATGCGTCGAACGAGACCGCGTATAAGGTATACGAAAACCACGTCAAAATCGGCTACGATCCGACCGAAGGCATCCTACGGATGGAGGTCATCGCGGCCGATCCGGAGACCAGCCAGCGGTTCTCCGAGGCGCTGATTTCCTACGCCGAAGAGCAGGTCGACCAGCTGACCCAGCGCATGCGCGAAGACCAGATGCGCGGCGCCGACGAAAGCTACGAAAAAGCCGAGGCGCGCCGCGCCGAAGCGCTCGACCGTCTGCTGCAAATCCAGACCGAGCTTCAGGTTCTCAGCCCCGATAGCGAAGCGCAGCTCGTGCTGACCCAGATCAGCCAGCTTGAAACCCGCCGTCAGGATAAGATCCTCGAACTGTCGTCCCTCCAAAGCGTGGCCCGCCCGAATGAAGCGCGCGTGAATGCCGTGCAGAATGAAATCGCGAGCCTCCAGAACTCCATCACCTCGCTCCGGTCCGAACTGACCGAGCAGGCCGATACGGGTGTGTCGCTCGCGTCCAAGACCACCGAGCTGCGTACAGCCGAAGAGGACTACCAGTTCCAGGTCGGCCTTGTTCAGCAGGCGCTGACGATGATGGAAACCGCCCGTCTCGAGGCGAACCGTCAGGTGCGTTACCTGTCGCTGGGCGTTGAGCCGATTGCGCCCGACGATCCGACCTACCCGCGTGCGTTCGAAAACACGCTGGTGTCGCTGCTGATCTTTGCAGGCATCTACCTGATGCTGTCGCTGACAGCTTCGATCCTGCGCGAACAAGTCACGTCGTAA
- a CDS encoding mechanosensitive ion channel domain-containing protein — protein MRVVLLVLSLLIAPIVATAQETTIETTATASDDAAIANRIRDIIAELGGYEDVTVQVADGIVTLRGETTSSTQIADLSSLSNRVQGVVAVKNEVLETTDLSRRINPAYERLKTRLTQIIAILPLVLIALVLFGVIALIGYVVAYRTRIFDRLAPNLFIADLYRQVVFLLFLLGAMVISLDLMNATALLSTILGAAGIIGLALGFAVKDTVENYIASVLLSIRQPFRPNDTVEINGDEGKVIRLTSRATILLSYDGNHIRIPNATVFKSRIVNYSDNPARRFMFCLPVDLSANLTIAQQVATDVLEGLAFTLKDPAVQVWIDKTTPTSVELVCTGWIDQTITSLPLARSEALRLVKKAFEERELDRQPIVQRVLIEDGDEPESVENTTEDLPVDTSSENSLDRIVDADRTENASADLLSSKAPKE, from the coding sequence ATGCGTGTCGTCCTTCTTGTCCTGTCTCTCCTGATAGCTCCGATCGTCGCCACGGCGCAGGAAACCACGATCGAGACAACGGCAACCGCCAGTGACGACGCCGCCATTGCCAACCGTATCCGCGACATCATCGCAGAGCTTGGCGGTTACGAGGACGTCACCGTTCAGGTCGCCGACGGTATCGTCACCCTTCGCGGCGAGACGACATCCTCCACGCAGATTGCCGACCTCAGCAGCCTGTCGAACCGCGTGCAGGGAGTTGTCGCGGTGAAGAACGAGGTGCTCGAGACAACCGACCTTTCTCGCCGCATCAACCCTGCTTACGAACGCCTGAAAACCCGACTGACCCAGATCATCGCGATCCTGCCACTAGTGCTAATCGCGTTGGTGCTATTCGGGGTCATCGCTCTCATCGGGTATGTGGTCGCTTATCGCACGCGGATATTCGACAGGCTTGCGCCAAACCTCTTCATCGCCGACCTCTATCGTCAGGTCGTTTTCCTGCTGTTCCTGCTCGGCGCGATGGTCATTTCGCTCGACCTGATGAACGCGACCGCACTGCTGTCCACGATCCTCGGCGCTGCGGGTATTATCGGCCTCGCACTCGGTTTCGCGGTAAAGGACACGGTGGAGAACTACATCGCCTCCGTCCTCCTTTCGATCCGCCAACCGTTCCGCCCGAATGATACTGTCGAAATCAACGGTGATGAGGGCAAGGTCATCCGTCTTACCAGCCGCGCGACGATTCTGCTGTCCTATGACGGCAACCACATCCGCATCCCCAACGCGACGGTCTTCAAAAGCCGCATCGTCAACTATTCGGATAACCCTGCCCGCCGCTTCATGTTCTGTCTACCTGTGGACCTCAGCGCGAATTTGACCATCGCACAGCAGGTCGCCACGGATGTCCTCGAAGGGCTGGCGTTCACGCTCAAGGACCCCGCCGTGCAGGTCTGGATCGACAAGACCACTCCCACCAGCGTGGAGCTTGTCTGCACCGGCTGGATCGACCAGACGATCACGTCGCTGCCCCTCGCCCGCAGCGAGGCTCTGCGACTGGTCAAGAAAGCGTTCGAGGAGCGCGAGCTTGATCGCCAGCCGATCGTCCAGCGCGTTCTCATCGAAGACGGCGATGAACCGGAATCTGTTGAAAACACGACAGAAGACCTTCCGGTAGATACATCTTCCGAGAATTCGCTCGACCGCATCGTCGATGCCGACCGCACGGAAAACGCCTCCGCCGATCTTTTGTCGAGCAAAGCGCCAAAAGAGTGA
- the rlmF gene encoding 23S rRNA (adenine(1618)-N(6))-methyltransferase RlmF: protein MAIKPMLHPRNQHRDGYDFARLLEATPELEPFVTRNPRGEMTIEFANAEAVRMLNRALLAAHYDVKFWEFPDAYLCPPIPGRVDYIHSLADLLAEDNGGDIPRGDDIKVLDIGTGASLVYPLIGQHEYGWDFTGVDIDQVSIKAARQINDRNDLSISLRHQKNPKNIFRGVIHQRDTFHLTMCNPPFHSSLEQAGKGTERKWRNLGKEPSSKLNFGGQNAELWCPGGEIGFIGRMVEQSVEFAAQCLWFTTLVSKKDNLRTIDRFLSKAGVSETKTVEMAQGQKTSRFVAWTYYSKKQRAL, encoded by the coding sequence ATGGCCATCAAGCCCATGCTGCATCCCCGAAACCAACATCGGGACGGCTATGACTTTGCGCGCCTGTTGGAGGCGACGCCGGAGCTTGAGCCCTTTGTGACCCGCAATCCGCGGGGCGAAATGACTATCGAGTTCGCGAATGCCGAGGCCGTGCGAATGCTGAACCGCGCGCTGCTCGCGGCGCATTATGATGTGAAGTTCTGGGAGTTCCCTGACGCCTACCTTTGTCCGCCGATCCCCGGCCGTGTGGACTATATCCACTCGCTCGCCGACCTTCTGGCCGAGGATAATGGCGGAGACATCCCGCGCGGCGACGACATCAAGGTCCTTGATATCGGGACGGGCGCGAGCCTTGTATACCCGCTGATCGGACAGCACGAATACGGTTGGGATTTCACCGGCGTCGACATCGATCAGGTGTCGATCAAAGCCGCGCGCCAGATCAACGATCGCAACGACCTGAGCATCAGCCTGCGGCATCAGAAGAACCCCAAGAACATCTTTCGCGGGGTCATTCATCAGCGCGATACCTTCCACCTGACGATGTGCAATCCGCCGTTTCATTCCTCGCTCGAACAGGCGGGCAAGGGGACCGAGCGTAAGTGGCGCAACCTCGGCAAGGAGCCGTCCTCCAAGCTGAACTTCGGTGGTCAGAATGCGGAACTGTGGTGCCCCGGCGGCGAGATCGGTTTCATCGGCCGCATGGTCGAACAGAGCGTTGAATTCGCAGCACAGTGTCTGTGGTTCACGACGCTGGTGTCCAAGAAGGACAACTTGCGCACCATCGACAGGTTCCTGAGCAAGGCCGGCGTCTCCGAGACAAAGACCGTTGAAATGGCGCAAGGCCAGAAGACCAGCCGCTTTGTGGCGTGGACCTATTATTCAAAGAAACAGCGGGCCCTCTAG
- a CDS encoding BKACE family enzyme, whose product MTKPCMICCAITGSLPTKANNPAVPITVEEQIESTHEAFEAGATIVHAHVRNDDQTPSSDPEKFARLKEGLLKHCPGMIIQFSTGGRSGAGTTRGAMLPLKPDMASLSVGSNNFPTRVYENPPDLVDWLASEMMTYGIKPEIEAFDLSHIIKAKEMMDKGQLKAPPYVQFVMGVKNAMPADRDVFDYYIHTVKRLFGDDAPWCAAGIGAQQIVINEWAVSSGGHARTGLEDNVRIDKNTLAASNAALVKRVVDLCDKYDRPVATAAQARDILGL is encoded by the coding sequence ATGACGAAACCCTGTATGATTTGTTGCGCCATTACGGGCAGCCTTCCGACCAAGGCGAACAATCCCGCCGTGCCGATCACGGTCGAAGAACAGATCGAGAGCACGCATGAGGCTTTCGAGGCTGGTGCGACGATCGTTCACGCTCACGTCCGGAACGATGATCAGACGCCCTCCTCCGATCCGGAGAAGTTTGCGCGGCTGAAAGAAGGGCTGCTGAAGCACTGCCCCGGCATGATCATCCAGTTTTCGACCGGCGGGCGCTCTGGTGCAGGGACGACGCGCGGCGCGATGCTGCCGCTCAAGCCAGACATGGCGTCTTTGTCCGTGGGTTCGAACAACTTCCCGACCCGAGTTTATGAGAACCCGCCGGATCTGGTGGACTGGCTCGCGTCAGAGATGATGACCTACGGCATCAAGCCCGAAATCGAGGCGTTCGACCTCAGCCACATCATCAAAGCCAAGGAAATGATGGACAAAGGTCAGCTCAAAGCGCCGCCCTACGTCCAGTTTGTTATGGGTGTGAAAAACGCGATGCCTGCCGATCGGGATGTGTTCGACTATTACATCCATACCGTCAAACGCCTGTTTGGCGACGATGCGCCATGGTGCGCCGCCGGTATCGGAGCGCAGCAGATTGTTATCAACGAATGGGCGGTGTCGTCCGGCGGTCATGCGCGGACGGGGCTAGAGGACAACGTGCGGATCGACAAGAACACGCTCGCGGCCTCGAATGCGGCGCTGGTGAAACGTGTGGTCGATCTGTGTGACAAGTATGATCGCCCTGTCGCCACGGCAGCGCAGGCGCGCGACATCCTCGGACTGTAA
- a CDS encoding FAD/NAD(P)-binding protein: MNVPTAALTKNIAIVGSGPTALYTLAELIKSPVKQMITIFEAQSLAGFGMPYSPNAAQALMLANIGSIEIPPLTQTYLEWLQSRSAEMLQVYGVTHDELHDRMFLPRILLGSWYSDELYVLIDAAREKGHRVAIHENVAVEDVVSEGGQIRLVFDAASGVPDQFFTHVVLATGHVWPSDQEGTGRFRSPWDRLAHEEVPATDVGIIGTSLSGMDAVLAVACQHGHFVEDGDDLTYVPNARTGGLRITMMSRQGILPEADFWFDYPPKPLRIMTDEAVENALSEGRDGLLDRMWALFTKEMMLEDRAYFDRMGLASASPEDFAGAYFKPRLATDPFEWARDNLAEVDENAAKQHAVPWRCAILNMHEKFEEIAGQLTAKDQERFKPLARVFIDNYAAVPPTSIRRMLALHDAGKLTVMRLGNDYAIRNTGNASRVTTTEGEVREFKVIIDARGQKSLGASDLSFASLAASLPDGEVPVTDQLSVDTDQWRGRLYLPAAPYLLGRFPFCQGLTASAQFGKWVSSGILEHDPVLA; the protein is encoded by the coding sequence ATGAACGTTCCCACTGCGGCACTGACCAAGAATATCGCGATTGTCGGCTCCGGCCCGACGGCGCTCTACACGCTTGCCGAGTTGATCAAATCGCCGGTCAAGCAGATGATAACGATCTTCGAGGCGCAGTCGCTCGCCGGTTTCGGGATGCCATACAGCCCTAACGCGGCGCAGGCGCTGATGCTTGCCAACATCGGCAGTATCGAGATTCCGCCGCTGACGCAGACCTATCTCGAATGGCTCCAAAGCCGGTCTGCCGAGATGCTGCAAGTCTATGGCGTCACGCATGACGAACTGCATGACCGGATGTTCCTGCCGCGTATCCTGCTGGGGTCGTGGTACAGCGACGAGCTTTACGTGCTGATCGACGCGGCACGCGAAAAAGGGCATCGGGTCGCGATCCATGAAAATGTAGCGGTCGAGGATGTGGTATCCGAAGGCGGGCAGATCCGCCTTGTGTTTGATGCCGCAAGTGGCGTGCCCGATCAGTTTTTTACGCATGTCGTCCTCGCGACCGGCCACGTTTGGCCCAGCGACCAAGAGGGCACAGGCCGGTTCCGTTCGCCTTGGGACCGCCTAGCGCATGAAGAGGTTCCGGCCACCGACGTCGGGATCATCGGCACATCGCTCAGCGGTATGGATGCGGTCCTCGCCGTGGCGTGTCAGCACGGCCATTTTGTTGAGGACGGTGATGACCTGACTTACGTTCCGAATGCCCGCACAGGTGGTTTGCGCATCACGATGATGTCTCGGCAGGGCATCCTGCCCGAAGCCGACTTCTGGTTCGACTATCCGCCAAAACCGCTGCGGATCATGACCGATGAAGCCGTCGAGAACGCGTTGAGCGAGGGACGGGACGGCCTGCTTGATCGGATGTGGGCCCTCTTTACCAAAGAAATGATGCTGGAAGATCGGGCGTATTTCGACCGCATGGGCCTCGCCTCGGCCTCTCCCGAAGATTTTGCGGGCGCTTACTTCAAACCACGTCTGGCAACCGATCCGTTCGAATGGGCGCGAGACAACCTCGCCGAGGTCGACGAAAATGCGGCCAAGCAGCACGCTGTGCCGTGGCGGTGCGCGATCCTGAATATGCACGAGAAATTCGAGGAGATCGCGGGTCAATTAACCGCCAAAGATCAGGAGCGGTTCAAGCCTTTGGCGCGTGTATTCATCGACAACTACGCCGCCGTACCGCCCACGTCGATCCGGCGCATGCTGGCTCTGCATGATGCGGGAAAGCTGACGGTCATGCGCCTCGGCAACGACTACGCGATCAGGAACACAGGCAACGCCAGCCGCGTGACCACCACTGAAGGCGAGGTTCGCGAGTTCAAGGTGATCATCGATGCCCGCGGACAAAAGTCGCTCGGCGCGAGCGACCTGTCATTCGCCAGCCTCGCAGCGAGCCTGCCTGACGGTGAAGTCCCAGTGACAGATCAGCTTTCGGTCGACACGGACCAATGGCGCGGGCGGCTTTATCTGCCCGCCGCGCCGTACTTGCTCGGACGCTTCCCGTTCTGCCAAGGGCTTACCGCCAGCGCGCAATTCGGGAAATGGGTGTCCAGCGGCATTCTGGAGCACGACCCCGTTCTCGCTTAA
- a CDS encoding DMT family transporter — MSAMAEPNSRNSSTFMGMAAMSFAMVLLPIGDSVTKTLTAYIEPSQIAAIRSVIQAGLLWIAFAAMNKSTRGNPFTKASAASGICVAVVSLSLITALKTIPLPTAIAIFFVEPLLLTLLAGLMLGEKPGPHRYAAIVVGLIGVLIILRPNFSVFGPAVLLPLVSAAAYALNMIITRKGTRNCSALTFQLGSTTFTCLTLMAVMLFNSDLGALQETITFGLSASLVLSGILAAATFPLIAYAFSQAEASVLAPFQYLEILGATAIGFLVFGDVPDGLTVLGTAVVLSSGLYIFHRERRANQPAKAIKVRQDR; from the coding sequence ATGTCCGCAATGGCCGAGCCGAACAGCCGCAATTCGTCAACATTCATGGGCATGGCCGCGATGTCTTTCGCGATGGTCTTATTGCCAATCGGCGACTCGGTGACGAAGACTCTGACGGCTTACATCGAGCCGTCGCAAATCGCGGCGATCAGGTCTGTCATCCAAGCGGGCCTTCTGTGGATCGCGTTCGCCGCGATGAACAAATCGACCCGTGGTAACCCGTTTACCAAAGCCTCCGCCGCGTCGGGCATCTGCGTGGCGGTCGTGAGCCTCAGCCTGATCACTGCGCTCAAGACCATCCCGCTCCCCACAGCTATTGCGATCTTCTTCGTCGAGCCGCTGCTGCTGACGCTGCTGGCGGGCTTGATGCTGGGCGAAAAGCCTGGTCCGCATCGCTATGCCGCGATCGTAGTGGGGCTCATCGGCGTGCTGATTATTCTGCGCCCGAACTTCTCTGTCTTCGGGCCTGCGGTGCTTCTGCCACTGGTGTCGGCAGCGGCCTACGCGTTGAACATGATCATCACCCGCAAAGGCACGCGGAATTGCTCCGCTTTGACGTTCCAGCTCGGCTCGACGACGTTCACTTGCCTGACTTTAATGGCCGTCATGTTATTCAACTCCGACCTTGGCGCATTGCAGGAAACTATAACGTTCGGCCTGTCGGCGAGCCTCGTCCTGTCAGGCATCCTAGCCGCAGCGACCTTCCCGCTGATCGCCTATGCATTCAGTCAGGCCGAGGCGAGCGTGCTGGCACCGTTCCAATACCTCGAAATCCTCGGCGCGACGGCCATCGGGTTCCTCGTGTTCGGCGATGTGCCTGACGGGCTGACGGTGCTGGGCACGGCAGTCGTGCTGTCCTCGGGCCTATATATTTTCCATCGAGAAAGACGCGCTAATCAGCCTGCCAAGGCCATCAAGGTGCGTCAGGACCGCTGA
- the iolB gene encoding 5-deoxy-glucuronate isomerase: MADLLKKPFGTHGKVHEITPQSAGWRYVGFSLYRIRAGETVGEATGDCEVILVMVEGKATINAAGKDWGELGERMNVFEKTPPHCLYVPNGKDWEATATTDCTIAVCQAPGKGGHEARKIGPDGIELTQRGEGVNTRYINNIAMEAEDYCDSLLVTEVFTPAGHWSSFPSHRHDEDDFPRITYLEETYYHRINAEGGWGIQRVYTDDLSLNETMAVYNGDVVCVPRGHHPCGAPHGFEMYYLNVMAGPRRNWRFVPAPEVEHMF; encoded by the coding sequence ATGGCTGACCTTCTGAAGAAACCGTTTGGCACCCACGGCAAGGTGCACGAAATCACCCCGCAGTCTGCTGGATGGCGCTATGTGGGTTTCTCTCTCTACCGCATCCGCGCTGGCGAAACCGTTGGTGAAGCGACGGGAGACTGCGAGGTGATACTGGTGATGGTCGAAGGCAAAGCGACCATCAACGCCGCGGGCAAAGACTGGGGCGAACTGGGCGAGCGTATGAACGTCTTTGAAAAGACGCCGCCGCATTGCCTCTACGTTCCGAACGGCAAGGACTGGGAAGCGACCGCGACCACCGATTGTACCATCGCTGTCTGTCAGGCTCCGGGGAAGGGCGGCCACGAGGCGCGCAAGATCGGCCCAGATGGCATCGAACTGACCCAGCGCGGCGAAGGTGTGAACACCCGCTACATTAATAACATCGCGATGGAAGCCGAAGACTACTGTGACAGCCTGCTGGTCACCGAGGTCTTCACCCCCGCCGGTCACTGGTCGTCGTTTCCGTCGCATCGTCACGACGAAGACGACTTCCCGCGGATCACCTACCTCGAAGAGACCTACTACCACCGCATCAACGCCGAAGGTGGTTGGGGCATCCAGCGCGTTTACACCGACGACCTGAGCCTCAACGAAACCATGGCCGTTTATAATGGTGATGTGGTTTGCGTCCCTCGCGGTCACCACCCCTGCGGTGCGCCCCACGGGTTCGAGATGTACTACCTCAACGTCATGGCAGGCCCGCGCCGCAATTGGCGCTTTGTTCCGGCTCCTGAAGTCGAGCACATGTTCTGA